In Pelomicrobium methylotrophicum, the DNA window GGCCACCGAAATCCCCACCTCGTGGAGCTTCGCCGCCCATTCGACGAGCTTGATCTCCGCCTCCCGATCGCAGGCGGCTCCTGCCAGGAGCTCCGAGGCCAGCGCCACCGCCAGCTTCGCCACGCGCCGTGCCTGGGACGCGTCTACATGGTAGCGCTGCATGAACTGGTTGACCGTCACGTCGCGCATGTCCTGATGGTGAAAGCGGCCCAGCAGGTCGTAGAGCACGCCTTCGCGCAGCGCGCCGGTCGCCGGCCTCAGGCGCTCGATGCCCAACTCTGACACGGCGGCGCTCAGGATGGCGAAGCCGCCCGGCAGCACGGGCGCCCGGTCGGGGCGCAGCGCGGGCAGGTCCAGCTTCCGCGTGTCTCCGGCCTTGAGGAGCGCACTGCGTAGCCAGTCCAGCCCCTCGGGGGTGATTTCGGCGTTTCCACCGTGGCCCGCCAGCAGGTCGCCGATGGCGCGGATGGTGCCCGATGATCCGTAGGCCGTCTGCCAGTGCCCCGCGCAAAACTCGCCGGCGATGCTCATGAGCTCGGTGCGAGCGGCGAGCTCCGCTTCCTTGAGCGCGCCTTTGGTGATTTTGCCGTCGGGGAAGAAGCGCAGGCTCCAAGAGACGCAGCCCATGTAGAGGCTTTCGAGTTTGAGCGCTTGTCGGCGCCGGCCGATGATGAACTCGGTGGAGCCGCCGCCGATGTCGATGACCAGGCGCTTGTCTTCGGAGGCGGGCAGCGCGTGGGCGACACCCAGGTAGATCAGGCGCGCCTCTTCGCGTCCCGCCACCACCTCGATGGGGAAGCCCAGCGCCTGCTCGGCGGCCTTGAGAAACTGGCTGGCGTTCTTGGCCACCCGCAGCGTGTTGGTGCCTACCGCCCGCACGGCGTGGGGCGGCAGCCCTCGCAGGCGCTCGCCGAAGCGGCGCAGGCAGGCAAGGGCCCGTGCCTGGGTTTCCTCGTCGAGGCGCTTGTCGTGGGTGAGACCCGCCGCGAGCCGCACCGGCTCGCGCAGCGAATCGAGGGGATAGAGCTGGTCGCCCACCACGCGGGCGACCTGCAGCCGGAAGCTGTTGGAGCCCAGGTCGACGGCGGCCAGGGTGGAGTATTCTCCCATTCGGGGATTGTCCGGGACCAGGGACGTTACTGATTCATCGTCTCGCGTTCGATTTCCTCAATGGCCACATGGCGCACGTCTTTGCCCTTTACCAGGTATACCACGTATTCCGCCATGTTCTTGGCATGGTCGCCGATGCGCTCGATGGCCTTGGCAATGAACAGGATCTCCAAGGAGATGGAAATCGTGCGCGGATCCTCCATCATGAAGGTGATGAGCTGGCGCAGAATGGCGCGGAATTCCTCGTCGACCTGGGCATCGCGCTTGATCACGTCCATGGCGGTGGCGACATCAAGCCGCGCGAACGCGTCCAGGGCCTCCCGCAGCATGCCGATGGCGATGTCGGCCACGTGCCGGATCTCGCTGAAGCGCGGCATGTGGAGCCGGTCGGTCTCATAGATGAGCTTGGCCATACGCGCGATCTTTTCGGCCTCGTCGCCGCTGCGCTCCAGGTCGGTAATGGTCTTCACCACTGCCATGATCATGCGCAGATCGATGGCGGCAGGCTGCCGGCGGGCGATGATCTGGGAGCAGTCCTCGTCGATGGCCACTTCCAGCGCGTTCACCCGATGGTCATCGGCGACGACCTGCTCCATGAGCTCCTTGTTCCCGGTGACAAGGGCTTCGACGGCGCGCTGGATCTGGCTTTCCACCAGACCTCCCATCTGCAGCACCTGGGTGCGGATCGCTTCCAGCTCGGCGTCAAACTGCTTGTACGTGTGTTCCGACGTGCCTATCTTGGTCATGGTGAAACCCCGGCCAGATCAGAAGGTTAGCCCCCCAATGTGACAGCCGTATTGCATCACGCCGCCCCCATGTGTTGTACGCCCTGCTCGGTCGCAAGCAGCAGCAGGTCCGCCGGACGGCGGGCGAAGATGCCGTTCGTGACCACGCCGGGGATCTGGTTGAGTTCGGACTCGAGGGCCGGCGGATCGAGGATGGTGAGCCCACGCACGTCCAAGATCACGTTGCCGTTGTCGGTGACGAAACCCTGGCGCAACTGCGGGATGCCGCCCAGTCTGGCGAGCTGGCGGGCCACGAAGCTGCGCGCCATGGGGATCACCTCGAGCGGCAAGGGAAACTTGCCCAGCACGTCCACCAGCTTCGACTTGTCGGCGATGCAGACGAACTTCTTGGCCACCGCCGCCACGATCTTCTCCCGGGTGAGCGCGCCGCCGCCACCCTTGATCATGGTGAGATGGCGCGTCACCTCGTCGGCTCCATCCACGTAAAGCGGGAGCTCGTCGACGCTGTTCAAGTCCACCACCCGAAGGCCCGCCTCCTTGAGCCGCTGTTCGGTGGCGACGGAGCTTGCCACCGCCCCCTCGAGCCGGTGCTTCAACCGCTTCAGCTCGTCAATGAAGAAGTTGACCGTGGAGCCGGTGCCCACGCCGATGATGGCGCCGTCGGGAACGAGTTTCGCCGCCTCCTGGGCGGCGGCGCGCTTGAGAGCGTCCTGCTGCATGAGCTTGTCCTGCGTCATTGGCTGCATGTTCACGGTAGAATAGCCGCAACCGATTGCGATTGCAAAAGCGCTCGAACGGCGCGAAAGCCTCCACACCCTGGCCCAGGGGCGCCGGGCGGTTTGGTGTACCGGCATGAACGACGACTATCTCGAACGCATCCTGACAGCCCAGGTCTACGACGTGGCCAAGGAGTCTCCGCTGGAGCGGGCCAGCCTTTTGTCCGAACGGTTGGATAACCACTTCCTGCTCAAGCGGGAAGACATGCAGGAGATCTTCTCGTTCAAACTGCGGGGCGCTTACAACAAGATGGTCAAGCTGTCGCCGCGACAGCTCTCGCAGGGCGTGATCGCCTCCTCGGCCGGCAACCATGCCCAGGGCGTGGCGCTCGCCGCGCAAAAGCTCGGCTGCAAGGCGGTGATTGTCATGCCTGTCACCACGCCGCCGATCAAGGTGATGGCGGTCAAGGGCCGCGGCGCCGAGGTGGTGCTCTACGGGGACTCCTACGACGAAGCCTACGCCCACGCCCGGGGGCTGGAGAAGGAGCGCGGCTACACCTTCGTCCACCCCTACGACGACCCCGACGTGATCGCCGGCCAGGGCACCATCGGCATGGAGATCCTGTGGCAGCACCCGAAGCCCATCCATGCCATCTTCGTGCCGGTGGGCGGCGGCGGGCTCATCGCCGGCATTGCCACCTACGTGAAGCGGCTGCGGCCCGACATCCGCGTGTTCGGCGTTGAGCCGGTGGACGCCGACGCCATGCACCGCTCCCTCAAGGCCGGTCGCCGCGTGCGCCTCGAGCAGGTGGGGCTGTTCGCGGACGGCGTGGCGGTGAAGGAAGTGGGCGAGGAGACCTTCCGCCTGTGCCGGCAGAACGTCGATGGCGTCATCCTGGTGGACACCGACGCCATGTGCGCGGCCATCAAGGACGTGTTCGAGGACACGCGCTCCATCCTGGAGCCGGCGGGGGCGCTGGCGGTGGCCGGCGCCAAAGCCTACGTGGCCCGGGAGAAGATCCGGGGCCAGACGTTGGTGGCCATCGCCAGCGGGGCCAACATGAACTTCGACCGGCTGCGTTTTGTCGCCGAGCAGGCGGAACTGGGCGAACAGCGGGAGGCGGTGCTTGCCGTCACCATTCCCGAGCGGCCCGGCAGCTTCCGCACGTTCTGCTCGCTGCTCGGCCCGCGCAATATCACCGAATTCAACTACCGCTACGCCGACCCGAACGAGGCCCACGTATTCGTGGGCGTTTCGGTGCAGAACCGCGACGAGACGCGGGAGCTCGTGCGGGTGCTGGAGGCCCATGACCTCAAGACGATCGATCTCTCGGACAACGAAATGGCGAAGCTCCACGTCCGCCACCTGGTGGGAGGGCACGCGCCCGTGGTGGACAACGAGATCCTCTACCGCTTCGAGTTTCCAGAGCGGCCGGGAGCCCTCATGAAGTTCCTGAACAGCATGGGCCGCAACTGGAACATCACTCTGTTCCACTACCGCAATCACGGCGCCGACTACGGGCGCGTGCTGGTGGGGATGCAGGTGCCGCCCGACGAAAAGGGCGAGTTCCGCGCCTTCCTGGATCAGCTTGGCTACCGCTACTGGGACGAGAGCGACAACCCGGCGTACCGGCTGTTTCTCGGCTGAACCGTATCTGCGGCGACGGATGCCCGCGCTCCTTCGGAACGGCCTGGCCTTCTTCCCCTCCAACGGACAGACAGGTCCATGAGGAGGGCGGCTATGGCATTTGCGCGTCGTCGCCGGGGGGCGAGGAGGTGGTGGGTCGCGGGGGCGGGGATCCTGTTCGCCGCGCAGCTCCTCGCCCCGCCGGCGCGCGCCGGGGGCGACGACGATTTCATGGCGGCCCGGGAGGCGTTCCGCACCGGAAACCGCGCCCGCTTGGAGCAGTTGGCGGGAAGGCTGAAGGATCACCTTCTGTACCCTTACGTCGCCTACTACCGGATGCGCATGGGGCTCGAGCAGGCCACCCCTAGCGAGATCCGGACCTTCATCGACACTTACCGCGATTCCCAAGTCTCCCAGCGATTGCAAGCCGATTGGCTTCGGTGGCTGGGGGAAAGGGGGCGCTGGGAGCTGTTCCGCCAGGAATATGCTCGCTACGAAGGCGACGAGGTGGACCTCCAGTGCTATGCGCTTCAGGCCGCTGCGCTCGTCCAGGGGTTCGAGGCGCTCAGGGAAGCGAAGCCCCTGTGGTTCACGGCGCGCGAGATGCCGGATGCGTGCATCCCTGTCTTCGAGGGCATGGTCTCCGGCGGCATCCTGACCGAGGAAGACATCTGGACCCGCATGAGGCTTGCGCTTGCAGCGGGCAAGACCGCCCTCGCCAGCGCCATCGGCGCTTACTTGCCCGAGGGGCAGGCGATTTCCGCCAAGGCGCTCCAAGCGGTGGCCGACCAGCCGGAGCGCCATGTCCAGCAGCGGGGCGATCGCACGGCGAGCCGCGCGGACCGGGAACTGACGCTTTTCGCGCTGCAGCGGCTCGCCCGCATCAATCCCGCCCATGCCGCAAGCTACTGGGAGAGGCTCCAATCCCAGTTTCCCGCGGAGGATCGCCATTTCCTTTGGGGACGGCTGGCCCGTGCCGCGGCGCTGGCGCATAAGCCCGAGGCGCTCGATTACTTTCGCCGCGCCGGGGACCTGGAAGGCCAGGACGATCTCCTCGCCTGGAAAGCGCGCGCCGCTTTGCGGGCTGAGGACTGGCGCACCGTGTTGGAAGCGATCGATCGCATGTCGCCCGGGCAACGGCAGCAGGCCGCCTGGTTGTACTGGCGGGCGCGGGCGCTCAAGCGCCTCGGGCAGGGAGCGGAGGCGGCCGCCACCCTCGCGCGGGTGGCCAGCGACCATGGCTTCTATGGGTTGCTGGCTGCCGAAGAGCTGGGCGGCGTTGCCGCGACCGCGGCACCGGTTCACCGGCCGACAGAGGCGGAAGTGGCCGCCGTCGGGCGGTTGCCCGCCATCCGCCGGGCATTGGCGTTGCTGCGCCTCGAGCAGCGCATCGACGGCACGCGGGAATGGAATTACGCCATCCGCGGCTTCGACGACCGGCAGCTGCTCGCCGCGGCGGAACTGGCGCGCCGGCACAAGCAGTGGGAACGGGCCATCAGCACGGCCGAGCGCACGCGGGAGCTGCACGATTTCAGCCTGCGTTATCTCATGCCCTACCGGGAGACGCTGAAAAGCGTCGCCCAGGCGATGGGCTTGGACGAGGCCTGGGTCTACGGCCTGATCCACCAGGAAAGCCGCTTCGTTCCCAATGCCCGCTCCAGCGCCGGGGCGGTGGGGCTCATGCAGCTGATGCCAGCGACCGCCCGCTGGGTGGCGCAACAGCTGGGAATCAAGTCGTACCGTCGCACCATGGTGGAACAGATTGAGACCAATCTCACCATGGGGATGTATTACCTCAAACACGTCTACGAGCGGCTGGAGGGCCAGCCTGTACTCGCTTCCGCCGCCTACAACGCGGGACCGCGGCGCGCCCAAAGCTGGCGGGACGTGCAGCCGATGGAGGGGGCGGTTTATGCCGAGACCATCCCGTTCAACGAGACGCGGGGCTACGTTCAGAAGGTCATGGCCAATACCCAGTACTACGCGGCGCTGCTGGGCCGCGGCGGCCCGCCCCTGCGCCAGCGCCTCGGCACGATTCCCGCCCGAGGCGCTTCCGAGCGCTCCATGCCCGAGGGCGAACCCTAAGGGTCTTGAACGGGTTGCCTCAAGCCAGGCGTCCGGCGCGTAGGGTACAATTTTTGTCTTCGCTGAGCTGAGGCGAACCCTATTTCAGCCATGCCCCCATGTCCGATGCGAACAACATGAAACTGGAAAAGGTCTGCGTGATCGGCGGCAGCGGTTTCGTCGGCCGGCACATCGTGCACCTGCTCGCTGCCGAGAAGATCCAGGTCCGGGTGCCTACGCGGCGGCGCGAGCGCGTGAAGGACGAGCTGATCCTGCTTCCGACGGTGGATGTGCTGGACGCGGACGTGCACGACCCGGCGACGCTGGATCGCCTGGTCCAGGGCGCCGACGCCGTGATCAACCTGGTGGGCATCCTGCACGAGGAGCGGCGCGGGGACTTCCACCGCGTGCACACGGAATTGCCCGCCAAGATCATGGAGGCATGCCGGCGCAACGGTGTGAAGCGCTACCTCCACATGAGCGCCCTCAACGCGGACACGGCCGCCCCCAGCGCCTACTTGCGCTCCAAAGGGGAGGCCGAAAAGCTCGTTCGCGCGAGCGGCCTTGATTGGACCCTCTTTCGCCCCTCCGTCATCTTCGGGCGGGGGGACACCTTCCTCAACCTCTTCGCGCGCCTGCTGCGCTTTCTGCCGGTGGTGCTGTTGGCGTGCCCCAACGCCCGCTTCCAGCCGGTGTGGGTGGAGGATGTGGCGCGCGCCTTCTTCCACAGCCTGCGCGATCGCCGGACCGTCGGCCAGTCGTACGATCTGTGCGGCCCCGGCGTCTATACGTTGCGGGAGCTGGTGGCGTACGTGGGCCGGATCACCGGGCACAATCGACCCATCGTGGGGCTTTCGGACCGGCTGTCGTACCTTCAGGCGGCGGCCATGGAGTGGTTGCCCGTCAAGCTCATGACGCGGGACAACTACCACTCGATGCAGGTGGACAGCGTTTGCCGGTGTGGCTTCCCCGAAGTGTTCGGGGTCCATCCCACGGCGCTCGAGGCGGTCGCCCCGGCGTACCTCGGCGGGCGGCATCCCAAGGCGCGCTATATGTTCTTCCGCTACCGCGCCCGGCGCTGAGGCGGGCGGGGGCGCCGGGAGCCCGATCGGGATATATCCAAGCATGAAGGTTTACCAAGTGGGGGGCTCGGTGCGCGACGAATTGCGAGGGGTGGCGCCCCGGACTCGGCGCCGCGCAGCGGCTGGGGCGGGGAGGGGCGCCCGCGGCTGCGTTGGGCGGCGGGAGAGCGGGGCGCCATGCGGCTGCTCCCGCACCGGCGCTTCGCGTACCGTGTCGCAGCCGCCCCGGACTCGGCGCCGCGCAGCGGCTGGGGCGGGGAGGGGCGCCGGGAGCCCGAGGCGTATAGGCGTCCGGCCGTGAAGGTTTACCAGGTGGGTGGATCGGTGCGGGATGAGTTGCTCGGGCTCCCCGTGCAAGACCGCGACTACGTGGTGGTGGGCGCCACGCCGGAGGAAATGGAGCGGCGGGGGTTCCGGCCGGTCGGCAAGGATTTCCCTGTCTTTTTGCATCCAGAAACCCACGAGGAATACGCGCTGGCCCGTACCGAGCGCAAGGTGGCGCGGGGGTACAAGGGGTTCGAGATCTACGCCTCTCCGGACGTGACGCTGGAGCAGGACTTGGCCCGCCGGGATCTCACCATCAACGCCATCGCCAAGGACGAAGAAGGGAGGATCATCGACCCTTTCGGCGGCGTGGCCGATCTGAAGGCGGGGATTCTGCGCCACGTGGGACCGGCGTTCGTCGAAGACCCGGTGCGGATCCTGCGGGTGGCCCGCTTCGCGGCCCGCTTCGACTTCCAGGTGGCGCCGGAGACCTTGGCGCTCATGCGCGAAATGGTGGCGAGCGGCGAAGTCGACCACCTGGTGCCCGAGCGCGTCTGGCAGGAGCTTGCCCGGGGGCTCATGGAAAAGAAGCCCTCCCGGCTGTTCCATGTGCTCCGGGAATGCGGCGCCCTTAAGCGGATCCTGCCGGAGGTGGACGCCCTGTTCGGTGTCCCGCAGCCTCCGCAGCACCACCCGGAGGTGGACACGGGCGTTCACGTGATGATGGTGATCGACTACGCGGCGGGGCAGGGGTTCACGCTTCCGGTGCGGTTCGCGGCGCTCGTCCATGACCTGGGCAAGGCGTTGACGCCGAAGGACCAATGGCCCCATCACCCCGGCCACGAAGCGAAGGGGGCCGAGCTCGCGCGGCAATTGGGCAAGCGCCTCAGGGTGCCCCACGATTGCTGCGACTTGGCGGTCCTCGCGGCGCGCCATCATGGCGACATCCATCGGGCGATGGAGCTCAGGCCTTCCACCATTCTGGATCTGCTTCAGGCGGCCGATGCCTTCCGGCGTCCGGCGCGGTTCGAAGCCCTGCTGCTGGCGTGCGCGGCCGATTTCCACGGCCGGCCCGGCTACGCCGAGCGCCCCTATCCCCAGGCCGATCGGCTCCGGGAGGCGCTTGCCGCCGCTCGCGCTGTGGACGCAGGCGCGGCGGCGCGGGAGGCGACGGAGCCGTCGCAAATCGCCGAACGGGTCCGGCAGGCGAGGATCCAGGCCATCCGGGAAAGGCTCTCGGGCAGGGGATCGGCGGCGCCCGCATGAGCGCCCGCCTTGGGCCCTGGTGGGGCGCGGGCCGCGCCCGGCGCCGCTCAGGTCAAGAGGAACACGATGAGCGTGAGCAGCAGGGACAGGAGGATCGTCGAGCTGAAGGGGAAGTAATACTCGCGCCCTTCGCGCCGCAGCCGCACGTCGCCCGGCAGGCGCCCGAGACCGAAACGGGCGAGCAGCGGCGTGAGCGCGCCCAGCAGCACGAGGGCGACCACCACGGTGATCAACCACTTCAACATATCCGGTTTTTCTGGTCCTCGAATTTCGATCGCGTAGGAGGTTTGCGGCGAGCCTGCACCCGCCCCTGCGCCGCCTTCGCGAACCGCAGACAATGACAATGATCGATCTCTATACCTGGAGCACGCCCAATGGCCGCAAGGTTTCCATCATGCTGGAGGAGACGGGGCTGCCCTACGCAGTGCATCCGGTGGATATCGGCAAGGGCGATCAGTTCAAGCCGGAGTTCGTCGCCATCAATCCCAATGGCAAGATTCCGGCCATCGTGGACACTGACGGCCCCGGCGGCGGCCCCTTCGCTCTGTTCGAGTCCGGCGCCATTTTGATCTATCTGGCGGAGAAGACCGGGAGGTTTCTCCCTCCAGCGCCGCGCAGCCGCTATCAGGTGCTGCAGTGGCTCATGTTTCAGATGAGCGGCGTCGGCCCGTTCTTCGGGCAGGCCCACCACTTCCTCCGCTACGCGCCGCAGCCGGTTCCCTACGCCATGGAACGCTACCACAAGGAAACGCTGCGGCTCTACGGCGTGATGAACTCAGCGCTGGCGGAGCGGGAATATCTGGCCGGCTCCTACTCCATCGCGGACATCGCCACCTATCCGTGGGTGGCGCGCCACGACTGGCATCAGGTGGACCTGGATGAGTTTCCCCACGTCAGGCGCTGGTTCGAGGCCATCAGTGCCCGCCCGGCGGTCCAAAGGGGCATGAAAGTGCCTGCCTGACGCCGGGGCGTTCTGAACATCGGGATACCCAACCCGCGGATGGTTTTTCCCTCGTCAGCTTCTTTCGTCAGGTCAGGAGGCAGGCTTTTTGGCCTTCTTGGGTTTCTTCTTGGCCGTCTTTTTCTGTGCTTTCTTTTCGCTGGCCGCGCCCGCCTTCTCGGCCTTCTGCTCTTCCTTGTGCTCCATTTTCTGTTCTTTTGCCTGGGCTTGCGCCGGTTGCGCAGGCGTGGCCGGTGTGGCGGGTTGCTTGTCCCGGGAAGCCGGGCTGGCCGGCGTGGCCGGTGTGGCGGGTATTGCCTGGGCAAAGGCGAGTTCTGGTACCGCGATGATCAAGACAGCGGCTGCGATTCGACGAAGGGTGTGCATACGGTTCTTCCTTGGCTGATCGGTGGATGGCCCACCCCTGTCAATAACGTCCGCC includes these proteins:
- a CDS encoding complex I NDUFA9 subunit family protein, whose protein sequence is MKLEKVCVIGGSGFVGRHIVHLLAAEKIQVRVPTRRRERVKDELILLPTVDVLDADVHDPATLDRLVQGADAVINLVGILHEERRGDFHRVHTELPAKIMEACRRNGVKRYLHMSALNADTAAPSAYLRSKGEAEKLVRASGLDWTLFRPSVIFGRGDTFLNLFARLLRFLPVVLLACPNARFQPVWVEDVARAFFHSLRDRRTVGQSYDLCGPGVYTLRELVAYVGRITGHNRPIVGLSDRLSYLQAAAMEWLPVKLMTRDNYHSMQVDSVCRCGFPEVFGVHPTALEAVAPAYLGGRHPKARYMFFRYRARR
- a CDS encoding multifunctional CCA addition/repair protein, giving the protein MKVYQVGGSVRDELLGLPVQDRDYVVVGATPEEMERRGFRPVGKDFPVFLHPETHEEYALARTERKVARGYKGFEIYASPDVTLEQDLARRDLTINAIAKDEEGRIIDPFGGVADLKAGILRHVGPAFVEDPVRILRVARFAARFDFQVAPETLALMREMVASGEVDHLVPERVWQELARGLMEKKPSRLFHVLRECGALKRILPEVDALFGVPQPPQHHPEVDTGVHVMMVIDYAAGQGFTLPVRFAALVHDLGKALTPKDQWPHHPGHEAKGAELARQLGKRLRVPHDCCDLAVLAARHHGDIHRAMELRPSTILDLLQAADAFRRPARFEALLLACAADFHGRPGYAERPYPQADRLREALAAARAVDAGAAAREATEPSQIAERVRQARIQAIRERLSGRGSAAPA
- the ppx gene encoding exopolyphosphatase, which produces MGEYSTLAAVDLGSNSFRLQVARVVGDQLYPLDSLREPVRLAAGLTHDKRLDEETQARALACLRRFGERLRGLPPHAVRAVGTNTLRVAKNASQFLKAAEQALGFPIEVVAGREEARLIYLGVAHALPASEDKRLVIDIGGGSTEFIIGRRRQALKLESLYMGCVSWSLRFFPDGKITKGALKEAELAARTELMSIAGEFCAGHWQTAYGSSGTIRAIGDLLAGHGGNAEITPEGLDWLRSALLKAGDTRKLDLPALRPDRAPVLPGGFAILSAAVSELGIERLRPATGALREGVLYDLLGRFHHQDMRDVTVNQFMQRYHVDASQARRVAKLAVALASELLAGAACDREAEIKLVEWAAKLHEVGISVAHSGYHKHSAYILRYADMPGFSKREQERLSCLVLGHRGSLKKMQALLASEVDLAETLALRLAALVHRSRRPLELPPIHVRRVKGGFQVALSGNWLAQNPLTAHALEDESQQWRQLGLNFEVQWQEEAILHAAS
- the rpiA gene encoding ribose-5-phosphate isomerase RpiA — translated: MQQDALKRAAAQEAAKLVPDGAIIGVGTGSTVNFFIDELKRLKHRLEGAVASSVATEQRLKEAGLRVVDLNSVDELPLYVDGADEVTRHLTMIKGGGGALTREKIVAAVAKKFVCIADKSKLVDVLGKFPLPLEVIPMARSFVARQLARLGGIPQLRQGFVTDNGNVILDVRGLTILDPPALESELNQIPGVVTNGIFARRPADLLLLATEQGVQHMGAA
- the ilvA gene encoding threonine ammonia-lyase, biosynthetic, whose protein sequence is MNDDYLERILTAQVYDVAKESPLERASLLSERLDNHFLLKREDMQEIFSFKLRGAYNKMVKLSPRQLSQGVIASSAGNHAQGVALAAQKLGCKAVIVMPVTTPPIKVMAVKGRGAEVVLYGDSYDEAYAHARGLEKERGYTFVHPYDDPDVIAGQGTIGMEILWQHPKPIHAIFVPVGGGGLIAGIATYVKRLRPDIRVFGVEPVDADAMHRSLKAGRRVRLEQVGLFADGVAVKEVGEETFRLCRQNVDGVILVDTDAMCAAIKDVFEDTRSILEPAGALAVAGAKAYVAREKIRGQTLVAIASGANMNFDRLRFVAEQAELGEQREAVLAVTIPERPGSFRTFCSLLGPRNITEFNYRYADPNEAHVFVGVSVQNRDETRELVRVLEAHDLKTIDLSDNEMAKLHVRHLVGGHAPVVDNEILYRFEFPERPGALMKFLNSMGRNWNITLFHYRNHGADYGRVLVGMQVPPDEKGEFRAFLDQLGYRYWDESDNPAYRLFLG
- a CDS encoding glutathione S-transferase family protein, with the translated sequence MIDLYTWSTPNGRKVSIMLEETGLPYAVHPVDIGKGDQFKPEFVAINPNGKIPAIVDTDGPGGGPFALFESGAILIYLAEKTGRFLPPAPRSRYQVLQWLMFQMSGVGPFFGQAHHFLRYAPQPVPYAMERYHKETLRLYGVMNSALAEREYLAGSYSIADIATYPWVARHDWHQVDLDEFPHVRRWFEAISARPAVQRGMKVPA
- a CDS encoding lytic transglycosylase domain-containing protein translates to MAFARRRRGARRWWVAGAGILFAAQLLAPPARAGGDDDFMAAREAFRTGNRARLEQLAGRLKDHLLYPYVAYYRMRMGLEQATPSEIRTFIDTYRDSQVSQRLQADWLRWLGERGRWELFRQEYARYEGDEVDLQCYALQAAALVQGFEALREAKPLWFTAREMPDACIPVFEGMVSGGILTEEDIWTRMRLALAAGKTALASAIGAYLPEGQAISAKALQAVADQPERHVQQRGDRTASRADRELTLFALQRLARINPAHAASYWERLQSQFPAEDRHFLWGRLARAAALAHKPEALDYFRRAGDLEGQDDLLAWKARAALRAEDWRTVLEAIDRMSPGQRQQAAWLYWRARALKRLGQGAEAAATLARVASDHGFYGLLAAEELGGVAATAAPVHRPTEAEVAAVGRLPAIRRALALLRLEQRIDGTREWNYAIRGFDDRQLLAAAELARRHKQWERAISTAERTRELHDFSLRYLMPYRETLKSVAQAMGLDEAWVYGLIHQESRFVPNARSSAGAVGLMQLMPATARWVAQQLGIKSYRRTMVEQIETNLTMGMYYLKHVYERLEGQPVLASAAYNAGPRRAQSWRDVQPMEGAVYAETIPFNETRGYVQKVMANTQYYAALLGRGGPPLRQRLGTIPARGASERSMPEGEP
- the phoU gene encoding phosphate signaling complex protein PhoU, whose product is MTKIGTSEHTYKQFDAELEAIRTQVLQMGGLVESQIQRAVEALVTGNKELMEQVVADDHRVNALEVAIDEDCSQIIARRQPAAIDLRMIMAVVKTITDLERSGDEAEKIARMAKLIYETDRLHMPRFSEIRHVADIAIGMLREALDAFARLDVATAMDVIKRDAQVDEEFRAILRQLITFMMEDPRTISISLEILFIAKAIERIGDHAKNMAEYVVYLVKGKDVRHVAIEEIERETMNQ
- a CDS encoding DUF2905 domain-containing protein, with translation MLKWLITVVVALVLLGALTPLLARFGLGRLPGDVRLRREGREYYFPFSSTILLSLLLTLIVFLLT